The DNA region TGAGTCGCTTGGCCCGCTGTGGAAGACTGCCCTTCCTGTGGGTGGGGCCTGGCCCACCGCCGCCACCTTCTCGTCCACCGCTACCACGGAGACGCAGTTGCCTCACCACGCCGTTGAACAGGAGCCAGACGTTGTGCTGCATGAGGGCCGACGTCTCCACGAGTTTACAGTCAAACACTACGGCACACAAACGTgcctctgtgcacacacacgcacacacacacatgcacacacacaagggaggggaaaggagggggagaaaaaaaaacattgttattaGATCATTATTACATTAGTGCACATGTTTTTACACGACCTTACTCACActttaatgaatgaattaatacaTGTTTAATGACCACACAGCATGGAAGTGCAGCATGGAACAGGTCTCacttggttagagtccctggagctaCATGGGGTCTTGTGTCTTGTTCTAGGGCAAGGCAGTCACATACCACTCTCTGGGTACATACGAAAATCCCCACTACCCCGCCATGTACAGTAGAAGGCAAAAAATAAGGAAGTGCCTATGTAGTAAAGACAAATACCCTAGTAAGTTTTCAACCAGGAGGCGAACGCTACATATATCCGGTCATATTTTCAGTAGACAAACGATGGTTACTTCGCAAGTCCACGGGAATTTGGCAACTGCATGGTCATCTGTCATTAGGTTGACCCCCAGTAATGAAAATGACGGTGCTGTAGTACGTCCAATTACTGGTGAGTGACCTTCTACATAGACGCTACTGGTCAGGGTGATGAGTGGTAGCTACTGGTAAGGAGGCACTGCCTACCACAGATTTCGGGTATAGCCTCTGATTCAAaggccaactccctaaccattaagccATGGCTACTTTCCAGCTTCAGGtgtggggtgctgtggcgcattgCACTAacccactgtaggcctaccataaatgGGAATGTTGAGCATGGGGTACCCAGATTCGAATCCCGCCTGGGTCAGTTCTCAAccttaccccttctctctctcactactccCCTGTCCACAGTCTTCACTGGCGTTTCCCATTCAAAGACTCTAAAATATTTAATAGAAGGCATGAAGTGATGGATGCTCCCTGTGTTGTATGAGATAGGAGTGCTATTGATAGAGGTTAGAGACTTGCAAATGTGCACATTAATAAAGTGTAAGTAAAATGATGTtggacattttattttattttttcatttttagtttttttgggggggtttgttagcctgattatcatcgactttcaaatatcttcgaaacaacaccgaaggtgttgcatcactaggagggcacagcctggctagctttttgtgcctttattgatatgAAAATAGAGACTATGTTAtgaagagagtgggtgagagatggGATGGATAGATCGAGACCAAACTCGAACCTGGGCCCACATTTGTGGTATGGGGCAGTAGCACGATGTCCCACTGCACCAACACTCCCACATCTCAGATGCTACTTACCACTAATGGGTATCTCTCTGCACCTGACCAGGTCACACTTGTTGCCAACCAGGATGATGGGCGTGTTGGCATGGTCAGCGTTCTGTAGGATCTGGATACGTAGCTCTGCAGCCCGGTCAAACGACCCACGGTCCGTGATGGAATACACCAGCAGAAAGGCATCCACAGAAGAAACGCCAGAGATGGCCTCTTCCTGTATCAAATACATGTCAACAGTCAATCATTCAGTTGTTTACTTTTTGAGTTAAACATGATCTTATGAAAAGACAACACtttataaaaaatgaaataataggGCCTAATTAAATACATTTCTACTACGTTTGCAGGGAGATGTAACCTATGGCTCTGAATTGGCTCTGAATGTGTCCGGATTGTTCTTGCGTGGAATGGggtgtctgtcttaaatgtgtaatgtgtaactgtGTGTCTTTGACAATGGTAAAACTGaagtttccacacctgtggacaataaagaatcaaatcaaatcaattgtCATTGTGGCCATGGACATGGATAGGTCAATAAATTGTGGGACACATTTTTGTAGGGCTATTATGGTGTAGGGCCATAATGGTCACGATATCTTGTTAGGTTGCACACTCACCAGAGAGTAGCACGGAGAGTCTATTAGGGTGATGGCAGTACTTTCTCCATCCACAAGTACAGTCCTCTCGCAGACCTCTTCTGTAAATAAAACCAACATAATTTTTAACTTTTGCACTtcttgcacacaaaaacacaaagggGATAATATTCCAGGAAGGACCCACAGTCGCCGTTATCACTTACAGAAAGCCAGCGCAATCTCCAGCATTTGTGAACCATACCTTCAAATAAGTCTGTATCAATATTGAAATTGTCCGTGGCACCGGCAAAAATGCCTGCGAGAGCAGTCTTTCCCACGCCAGGGTCGCCAAGAATCATTGCTGTGAAAGACTGGGTGTTTGACAACTCTGTCGAAATACCAGAATCTCTCGACAGTGAAGCCCAGTTGTACTTTTCGTCTTCGGGTTTTCCTATGCTCGAAAGAGCTTCGCATCTCTTCAGCCCTTCGCTCACCAAGTGACTGCCGTCTGCTACACAGATACTCCAACGGTGAAGATGCTGTTGCATGCGGAGACTGTGCCGCCGCATATTTGCAAGAAGAGCCATGATGAAACAAAACTTGTCACTGGGTGCACTCAGTCAACTGAAATCTTTCCAGCGTCCAAAGTGTGCTAGAAACGTCCACACTACATGTTGAACGTAAACACCATTTGTTGAACCGTTACGcatatgaaaaaaatatactGCAGGCGCTTGTCACACTGTTGCGCCTTCTTGCATTCACGCGCCTATGCGCTTCGAGGTGATCCTGCTCTCTGCTCTACTAATCCTCAACgactgatttctctctctctcctattcccaTTGAGAGACTCTAATGTGCTTTAACGCTGTACTATATTGGGAAGGCTTTAGCTTCGGCGAGGGTTTCCTTGACGTCAAATATGTGATGGTGCAATCCCAACACCCATAAGAGATTTCCGTCCAGCGTCTGATTTTGGAGCTATTAATTAAACCATTAGCAGAATCGGTTTCCTGACAAATTTAAACTAGCTACACTAATGTAATTGGTCCGACCGTATCATGTAGCACTGCGTTAAACGAAAGTAatcataatgaatgaatgaatgaatgaatcgtaGATATGATTCAATGGCTTGTACTTGCCTCAACTCAACCACAGAATAAATGATATttataaccatttattaatacaTCTATAAATTATAGGCTAACCATCTATTAATACATCTAGGACAAGTAGCAAGGCACACATTGAGGACACTGTGCATCCACTGCACATTgtatttcaaagaaaaaaaaatggggaaagtaattcaatttcaaagtatttcatagaaagtggagaaatgtcatgttaaaaaaatagcagtgttgacatctgtctttggaaactcaaagATGTTCTGTACAAACTAACAAATTCTTGTCAATTTACctttgctgagcatcctaaactaatatttgGTCGCATAACCATGGTTTGGGACAACTGTttcgcatctgtggtgcatggaatCAACCAAAGTCTGGCAACGGTCAATGGGTAGTGCAGCCCAGGTTAATTGTACTACATTCCACAATTCCTCTGCATTTCTTGGTTTTTCCTCATGAACAGCATTTTTTATGTCCGCCCACAAGTTTTCGATGGGATTAAGATCCAGGAATTGTGCTGTCCACTCCATTAGTTGGGtgtttgtctggaaccatgattCTGCTCACTTGTTGGTGTGTTTGGGGTCATTGTCTTGTTGAAACATCCACGTCAAAGGCACGTTCTCTTCAGTATAAGGCAACATGACTTATTCCAGTATCCTGATGTACTCTaactgatccatgatccctgGTATGCAGTAAATAGGACCAACATCATAGTGAAACGAAGTACAAAATCATACCCATCATGATACTGGCACCACCATCAGATATGATTAGATAAGATTGTTCTTTTTGGGTCTAAGGGTCACAGACAGTTTGCCGGACATCCTGCAAATAAGGAATTCAAGCCATAATACACAGTGAAGATGGTTAGGCATGATTGTGCAAGCATCATGATATGTGGATGTTTTCGCACTACGGTGTTGGTCCGATTTTCTACATGCCGGGGATCATGGACCAGTTTGAGTACATCAGGATATTGAAAGAAGTCATGTTGCCCTATTCTGAAGAGAAAATGCCTTTGAAGTGGATGTTTCAACAAGTTAATGACTCCAAACACACCAGCAAGCAAGcaaaatcatggttccagacaaacaATATGCAACTAATAAGAGTGGCCAGCACAATTCACTGACCTTAATCACACAGAAAATGTGTGGGCTGTTAATGAGGAAAAACCAAGAAAGACAAAGGAAATGTTGACTGTAGTACAATTAACCTCTGCAATACCTGTTGACCGTTGCCAGACTTTGGTCgactccatgcaccacagatgcgaaACTGTTATTAAAAAACATGGTTATGCAACCAAATATTAGTATAGGATGTTCAGTAAAGGTGAATTGACAAGAATTTGTTAGTTTGTACAGAACATctttgagtttccaaagacagatgtcaacactgctatttttttgAACATGACATTTCTCCACCTTCTATgaaatactttgaaattgaactacttttcccattttttttgtatttgaaaTACAATGTGCAGTGGATGCACAGTGTCCACAAGCATTTTTGGTcattaaagtgcaatttatttgaagaattttgacaaTCACTCATCTTTATGAAGGCACTGCTATTTTTATGAACacaactgtatatatttataaaaTACATTTATAACCACTTATGTCGCAGGTCTTAACCCATTTTCAGCCCCCCTTCACATTTTCACAATTACTACATTTAAGTAGAATGCCAGTCTATGTGTACTTGCTGGTGTAGGCTTACCTGGTCTAACTGAAATGAAAATTCAGTGGAAGTTAATGGATGGCCGGGCGGGCCAAGTCAGTGGAGCAGTGTCCCATTAATGaacaggcctaccaggcccaggaaCAGGGCAGAGAGGTGCCTGGAAAAACTGAACCCACCACTCTCACTCCGTCCCTCAAGGGgccaactgtcattcaatgtgctttgagaataaagaaagagaagagagaagaaaaatatttaaaatgagtAATGTCTGACCCAGACATATCATGACAGGAAATGTGAGCTGATTGGAGGTTTCCGGATGGCTAGGGTTGTTTGGGTTAAGGACACAGAACCTGCTTTGATTGACTGCTCTTCTAGAACACTTTCACATCTTGGGAGGACCACTCAAGGCAGACTGGTGTACAAAAGATAATCTATTCCTTTGACTACCATGACGTGGATGTCAATCTGTACAAGCACATAGGGCTTAGTAGTTGATAACCTGGGTGATGCCTCAATTCAGCCTCGGTTATAGAATGTTTCTTTCCACGTTTGGGAATCATTGACAGATTTATTGTCAGATTTAAAGtcaaactagggatgcaaacgactTTAATcgttcaatgcgttaatcgattaaaaaacattaatagcaattaatcgacaattcaactgacaagagacccaggtgaaaagggcatgtgaagagtgtgtgtgaagaggggtgtgaatagtgataatatttaaaacacctttggattaaagaatcgaaatagaattaatttaattaatacaCAGCAGTGTATTGGATCCAGGTGTCTATGTCAGTCAGAACAGAGGGCTGTGGCAGTATAATCGTACTCTGTTCTGCCCCCtccacaaataaacaaaaaaacagtccgtctctctcccccttatCAACTCGCTCCCCAACAAGATACGTTAATCTTTCAGAATGCGTGGAGAGGCAGATGGGCTTGTCCCTGTGACCCATTTGTGTTCTCCGTCTCTGAGGAAAAATCTCCTTTTTGTGATGAAGATTTTTTTCACCCTTGGCACCCGACTGATGCAGATTTTGCTGGGACACAGGGCTCCCAAAAAAGAAATGGGTTTCCATGCAATTTGTTTGAGTGTTTTACAAAACTCAAATTGATTTCAATTCAGGACAAAAGGTAGGGTATGAATTAGTCATGTGCGGCACCATTAGCACGATGAATGGCTAGACCTCGAAATCGGACAAATACAGACGTTCTAGCCTCTTTCTAGCCATTTCAGCATTAGGATGACGAGAAATGGCAAAGTGCAAAGGGAGTTATTACGGTAAATGCAGGATTAGTGGGTTTGTGTTTCTATTTTTAAGCTTTTAGAGAGCAATTGAATATGAAGGAGATGAGATGCCAAGTGTATTCTGCTTGGATAACCCGAATTAACAGTTTTCCATCTGTCATATTCCATATGCTGGGCCAGGGGATCAAGTTGTTGACCATTGGTGGGGTTTACATAAGAAATACAaccgtgctctgctctgctccactcggGCCAAAAGCCTCTACTACCAGGTTCATCTGTGTGTCACTGAGGGCCAGATGGTAATGGGGCTCTAAAATATTTGGTATTTGGGAAGATAGAAAGTTGATCTAAAGACAGCCAATGTTGTCACTTCtctttgactggtaaattttctTTGCCTTATGGGGGTGAAATGAACAGAAAGCACAATTGcggcatattaaaaaaaaatggtccCACATAAAAAAATGGCCCAATATTTTGCAGATGTACCTGCTGGATAAAATGCAAGCATCAGCTTTAAAAGCTAGATGTTCATCTGAATGATAAAGCAGCCGGTGGTTAATGCCAATTCATAGATCTGATGTTTACATTGACCTCGTCTTAGACAGTATTTATTATTATCATATGAGTACAATGAAAGAGTAGGTAAACGTTAACAGAATGTGTTTTTGCTGAAgaaatgtgtacatgtgtacatgtggtgCAACGGTGTCTCCTTTGCTTGGCAGAGTAAGGGAAGAAATGTGTTGCCCTAATTTGAAGACATCAACGCTCAAAGTGCTAGATGGAGAGCTGCCACTGGAGAAAGTGGGCCATGCGTCAGTGTGTTCATCAGACCGGACTCTGCATTAATAGGATAGGAGGGTGAGATGAGATCAGAGGGGGATGAGTTACTTTAGTCTTGACAGCAAACACCACAGCAACAGATTAGCGTTGAGACACCTCAATCCTTTCCGTCAATGACAATGACACCGCTAATGTCTCCCTGTTTAACCTTCTCGCCTAGCTTTTTAGC from Engraulis encrasicolus isolate BLACKSEA-1 chromosome 5, IST_EnEncr_1.0, whole genome shotgun sequence includes:
- the gem gene encoding GTP-binding protein GEM; the encoded protein is MALLANMRRHSLRMQQHLHRWSICVADGSHLVSEGLKRCEALSSIGKPEDEKYNWASLSRDSGISTELSNTQSFTAMILGDPGVGKTALAGIFAGATDNFNIDTDLFEGMVCERTVLVDGESTAITLIDSPCYSLEEAISGVSSVDAFLLVYSITDRGSFDRAAELRIQILQNADHANTPIILVGNKCDLVRCREIPISEARLCAVVFDCKLVETSALMQHNVWLLFNGVVRQLRLRGSGGREGGGGGPGPTHRKGSLPQRAKRLIHSLAAMGNTHAAYTLKSKSCHDLSVL